The Elephas maximus indicus isolate mEleMax1 chromosome 19, mEleMax1 primary haplotype, whole genome shotgun sequence genome contains a region encoding:
- the P2RX1 gene encoding P2X purinoceptor 1 isoform X3 has product MSWPHSSLNTILPEWCSSATRRWVFVYEKGYQTSGGLISSVSVKLKGLAVTQLPGLGPQVWDVADYIFPAQGDSSFVVMTNFIATPQQAQGYCAEHPEGGICTDDSGCTPGKAERKAQGIRTGKCVAFNNTVHTCEIFGWCPVEVDDKVPRPALLREAENFTLFIKNSISFPRFKVNRRNLVEEVDAAYLKTCLYHKTTHPLCPIFKLGYVVQASGQNFNSLAEKGGVVGITIDWNCDLDWHVRHCKPIYEFHGLYEEKNLSQGFNFRFARYFVENGTNHRHLFKVFGIRFDILVDGKAGKFDIIPTMTTIGSGIGIFGVATVLCDLLLLHILPKRHYYKQKKFKYAEAMGPGEGERDLAATSSVLDLQENMRTS; this is encoded by the exons GTGGGTGTTTGTCTACGAGAAGGGCTACCAGACTTCAGGTGGCCTCATCAGTAGTGTGTCTGTGAAACTCAAGGGCCTGGCTGTGACACAGCTCCCAGGCCTGGGCCCCCAGGTCTGGGATGTAGCTGACTACATCTTTCCAGCCCAG GGGGACAGCTCCTTTGTTGTCATGACCAATTTCATCGCGACCCCCCAGCAGGCTCAAGGCTACTGTGCAGAG cacccAGAAGGGGGCATATGCACAGATGACAGCGGCTGTACCCCAGGGAAGGCTGAAAGGAAAGCCCAAG GCATCCGCACAGGAAAGTGTGTGGCCTTCAACAACACTGTACACACCTGTGAGATCTTTGGCTGGTGTCCCGTGGAGGTGGACGACAAAGTTCCACG CCCCGCCCTTCTCCGGGAGGCCGAGAACTTCACTCTCTTCATCAAGAACAGCATCAGCTTTCCACGCTTCAAGGTCAACAG GCGCAACCTGGTGGAGGAAGTGGATGCTGCCTACCTGAAAACCTGCCTCTATCACAAGACCACCCACCCGCTGTGCCCTATCTTCAAGCTCGGCTACGTGGTGCAAGCGTCAGGCCAGAATTTTAACTCCCTGGCCGAGAAG GGCGGGGTAGTCGGCATCACTATCGACTGGAACTGTGACCTGGACTGGCACGTGCGACACTGCAAGCCCATCTACGAGTTCCACGGGCTATATGAGGAGAAAAATCTGTCTCAAGGCTTCAACTTCAG GTTTGCCAGGTACTTCGTGGAAAATGGGACCAACCACCGTCacctcttcaaggtgtttggGATTCGCTTTGACATCCTGGTGGACGGCAAG GCTGGGAAGTTTGACATCATACCCACAATGACCACCATCGGGTCTGGCATTGGCATCTTCGGGGTG GCAACCGTTCTCTGTGACCTGCTGCTTCTCCATATCCTGCCTAAGAGGCACTACTACAAGCAGAAGAAATTCAAGTATGCAGAGGCCATGGGGCCAGGGGAG ggtgagCGTGACCTCGCAGCCACCAGCTCCGTCCTGGACCTTCAGGAGAACATGAGGACGTCCTGA